The genomic segment AGTATATTACATGTAAGCCGTCGGTATTTTAACCAAACATTACTATTTTATactattaatttgaatctCAAGATTTGTAATATCCATTGTTCCTTGtctataaatcattatttagTCTATTATATGGATTGATGTATTGCGATTGGATTGATTTTCACATTAGGTTGGGATAATATTTGAACCACTGGTGCCCGCTTGTCTCTATGTATTGGCAGGTGGTCTCCTGTTGCTCATACTAGGATTTCTAAAAGTTTGATTTATTGGATTAGTGTTGATGTTGGTTCGTCTTCTGAAGAACTGGCACACTTTACCTAGAAAACTTGcagtataaataaatggaTCTATAACCATGTTTATAACACACATAATGAGCGCGTGCCAAACCCACCAAAAAAGACCAATAACAGGATGTACAGTATCAATGAAGTAACTACCTCTCTTCTTCCTAATATACCTTAAGGTACTATGAAGATCCAAGTATTCAGCCTGCACTGCGAACGTGATTGAGCTGAAGAGCAGCAATGTGAAACTGCATAACTGCATTGAAATATTGTTAACACTTTTCAATCTCTCGAACCTTCCAGTTATATTGGAGATGCAACAAACCAAACAGAATTTCTTAGCATCCTTGCAACAACAAGTACTGTTCCCGGACTGTGTACAGCATCCACATTTACCACCAGAACTACCACTGCATGTATCTCCACTAGCTGAATTGCAACATTTACAACTTTCACCTCCATTACAACACGTCTTCCCATCATTGCAGCAATCATCTTTACTACACACATCTGTAACTCCATTTTCACAACACTTCTGTCCATCTTTGCAGCAATCATCTTTACcacataaaaattttataatacaaCAATTACCACCACTAGTACAATTAGTGGTACAATTACATTCACATGAAGAACCTCCACCATTACAACTGGTTATAACACTACCATTCAATTCTTCAATAACTTTCAAGAGCATATCCTTAGACTGTTTAATGTTACTAACCCCTACCAGTAAATCTGGCTTATCTTGACTATTCTTCGTACCGCCACTGTCACTTCGTTTTACTTTAGAAAACACCTTGATggatgaacaaattaatttcctAGATTCTTTTAGTTTATCTTTCGCAACACTCAAACATTTGCTACTACACGCTTCGCAACACTTGGCTTCACCTGAGCTGGAACAACATAACATATTACATGCACAACACATTCTACAATGGATACAACGTAATAAGTTTATGATGTTAAAATCTAAATGAATATCTTGGTTAATGTGGAAAGAATTAGTGTGCAGtatattgtacattatgAGTAAGTCACTCACCTTCCTTATTGATTTCATctattatgaaattgtattgGCCCAATTGTGAAAATATCTGtacaaaaatcaaataacaatatgttCTAGAGAAACTGTAAAAAATAGAAAAGTAATAGATGAAACTGTAGGTTTTCATTAATGAAAGGAAGGGGTTGTTCGGATAGTGATATGTCAGTGTAACTAATatagaaataatatttctaattatTGTGAATGAGATTGCAGAAAACGTCCATAAACTATTCCAACCAATGTTTATTAGGGACATATAGTCTGTATACATTGGCTTCCCTTTtatttggaaaaaatgTGGATTAATAATCTCCCACACTATAAGTATTAAGGCCAATATAAATCTAACTATACTGTAAGCAGTTTTAATAGAAGATTGCCGGACCGCCCTATTATCTTCAGTGTAAATATCCATATCCAACACgactatattaaataatgtaataattgaaaatatttaatggtaAATAATGGCACAAAAAAACATTTTCTTATAACTTACGTATAGATGGGTAAAATAAATCACACGATGATTCCATAACAGAATAACTCAATGCCCATGCCACATTACGGATATTTACTAAAGATTCCTTTAATAATTGCCATCTGTTACCCAAGGATAATTTAGCTTTATTATCTTCTAtcacataatatatgtcCAAAATCatgaaaattaaatgaatcgttgaaattataatattaatcaaacataattccaataaaatagaTCGAAACGATGatggattatttacatcaaCAGTATTCAGTTTGTACcgataataatattcaGGTAATAAACCAGATACATAACTGCCCAAAGCAGATGCATTTCCCATACTTTCCAATCTCCATACTACAAGAGCTTGTTCACCTAAACGAGATATTGCACCAGAAAATGTtatcataatataaaaCAGAGATTCTCCGGTAAAACCAGAAGACCAACGTGCGTGagaataaaaaataaaagaAAATAAAAACTGTAATACTGATAGAGATACCAATAATTCTTTAGATTCCGgacctaaattattaacattattttgatatcaatatattgtCAACATAATTGGTATAGCCAATCCAAATAACCTATATATGCTTACCAATAAGTAAACTTATGAGCTCCGCAATCATTCCCCCAAGTGTAAATCGTGAAGATGCGGATGATGTCAATATACCAGCTCTTTCCGGTGGAAGGCCAAGTGCTATCACCACAAGAGGGccataaattgttaaaccAAAGATCATAATGGAATTTACATAACCATCGGAAAACCAAgcaatatatgttatagGGGTTGACATCCTGaactattaaaattttcaataagCAATTCAACtgaacaaatataattagagTATAGCCtcaaacaaaaaattcaataacCTTCTATCctaataataatagtgGGtccaattataattttagattGCATAATAAAGGctaaaatattaatgtcTTAAACCGAATCCTGCATATTCTCGTCCATAACTCtagaaaataattactatcaatattaattctTTCAAggttaatttttaaatataattgaaataaataatttattttttatataaaatcaatGCGTCAGTATCTAATTGAGCCATCTTTACACACCATAGCTGTTACTTATTCGTATATGGGGAACGTACTGTAGTGCGGTACCCGTATATGTTctattagtatatatgcATGTAATCctaatcaattaaattttataaaattttatgtaacTAATGTttgcatattatataatcaaattaataagtTTGTTAGGATTAAGAATATGTGTACCAATAAAGTAAAacttttttattaatttaataatttttatatttgaatCCCCGGGCTCATCCATTACTGCAAAATTTCCCttttaataaaatgttATTCTCAATGATGAGCAttctatttcattatttttacatgAAAACCCATCAGAAAAGCAACTTTTGAATcgataataataaacacGATTATTGTAGTATGTTCCGTAAATCCATTTCTGgtttgtttaataattattccatttgtttgtattatattcaaaGTAGAATTAATGGTAATAAGATCCCCccatgaaattttaaaataaattaatattggattattttatattcacaaatatatatgtattattagtCATTTCAGTTTTAAATACATACCTTTACATACATTTGTATTAAAACTCTCAaactaatattttcattattatataccatattataattatacactataattatcattatcatcaaataatacCCAAAGTTATCCTCTACATATATCAATCACTATggtatacaattatataacatattaacAACATATAACATCAACCTtaacatatacataatatcttattaatcaatatttgattaatacaataattaatagtCAACTAACTATACACATACTTGTATACTAActtattataaattatatgttataattacaaaaacaTCATTTACTTCATTTTAATTCAGTTAGATTTCATACATGGTCTAATATATTAGATTTGCCATTCCCATGttaatctaatttatttccatATACATCTCAATTTCTACATTTGAGAGTGAGGTTCTCTTtaataatgtgtaaatttgataatacattcaatttacaattagtAATGTGGAGAGTTGGTGTCGTAAGTCCAGGAATTAttgcattttaatattgGTGATTTGGGTGATTATGAAAAAAAGAGATTTGAAGCTTGGAATAGTATCGCTGTCAATAACAACACCAGGATCTCTAATGTTGGAAATCGTGACTTCAATAAGTTTATTAATTTCTTCAGTCGCACCCTTCACTTCCTCAATCATGTCCTTAaaacaattgttattagAATCTTCATCCTTATCATCAATCTTATCCTTCAAATCAGTAGCCTTAGATACGTGCTTTTCAAATGCTTTATTGTCATTCTTAATATTGTCTTCTACAAGTTCATCAGACAGCGTACGCACGAGTGAGAAAAAGGAGTTTAACGGATTTTCACTAAGTATCATCGCTTTGATTTTCTTAAACGCGCGGTCGAAATCCTTAGCAGCATCACCTTCCAATGTACCATAGACCTTGTAGTATactttatcaataaatgaCTTATAGTCATAAAAAAGTGGTTAAATTAGTCAAGGCCATGATAATGTATTATTCCTTGTACAGCATTATAACGTATTCAGAGAATCTTTAAATACATGCCCCTTCTTATCTCTCAGCCtccatttaatttagttattcaaatatacaGCTAATTTACCACCATTATTACTATTTCCatactattattattgttgttgTTGCACTGTCACTCACCACTTAGCTAGCTATATAATCGTCTTACTTCATATTGCTAAATACTCC from the Babesia microti strain RI chromosome I, complete genome genome contains:
- a CDS encoding Vesa-like (overlaps_old_locusTagID:BBM_I00002;~overlaps_old_locusTagID:BBM_I00003); its protein translation is MITFSGAISRLGEQALVVWRLESMGNASALGSYVSGLLPEYYYRYKLNTVDVNNPSSFRSILLELCLINIIISTIHLIFMILDIYYVIEDNKAKLSLGNRWQLLKESLVNIRNVAWALSYSVMESSCDLFYPSILVLDMDIYTEDNRAVRQSSIKTAYSIVRFILALILIVWEIINPHFFQIKGKPMYTDYMSLINIGWNSLWTFSAISFTIIRNIISILVTLTYHYPNNPFLSLMKTYSFIYYFSIFYSFSRTYCYLIFVQIFSQLGQYNFIIDEINKEDFNIINLLRCIHCRMCCACNMLCCSSSGEAKCCEACSSKCLSVAKDKLKESRKLICSSIKVFSKVKRSDSGGTKNSQDKPDLLVGVSNIKQSKDMLLKVIEELNGSVITSCNGGGSSCECNCTTNCTSGGNCCIIKFLCGKDDCCKDGQKCCENGVTDVCSKDDCCNDGKTCCNGGESCKCCNSASGDTCSGSSGGKCGCCTQSGNSTCCCKDAKKFCLVCCISNITGRFERLKSVNNISMQLCSFTLLLFSSITFAVQAEYLDLHSTLRYIRKKRGSYFIDTVHPVIGLFWWVWHALIMCVINMVIDPFIYTASFLGKVCQFFRRRTNINTNPINQTFRNPSMSNRRPPANT
- a CDS encoding BMN1 family, Pseudo gene (overlaps_old_locusTagID:BBM_I00004), translating into MILSENPLNSFFSLVRTLSDELVEDNIKNDNKAFEKHVSKATDLKDKIDDKDEDSNNNCFKDMIEEVKGATEEINKLIEVTISNIRDPGVVIDSDTIPSFKSLFFIITQITNIKMQ